The following proteins are encoded in a genomic region of Thiomonas sp. X19:
- a CDS encoding IS1380-like element ISCARN34 family transposase: MGFGFRVKQLDYDLTPVAGLALVGHHLKRLDPLFKRLDAQWPCRGGLPPSTLMRSYVGLLAQSKSDFDAIEGFRGDRFFQEALGLVGVPSSPTLRQRLDAQAALWFDFTSQAIEALLRKSQPDYGLLPCGHVPLDIDTFAMDNSGTAKDGVSRTYAGVDGYCPLAAYLGTHGFCLEFALRPGAQHSASETTYNLETAVPMAQRLSTAGPKAPILVRMDAGFCSAALMADMQRCNRPGLPRVDVLIKWNPRKTDPLEVLRRQELEGGLLWQHPRAGKRVAVWEVAVQVEGIAHRLRRIVRITERTVDARGQQFLVPEIILEGWTTSLPKAISAEAIIDLYAGHATHEQFHAEFKTDMDLERLPSGKFDTNDLVCQLAALTMNVLRLMGQQGLLGPHAPVRHAARRRRLKTVIQELVIRAARVINHGGRLWLGLGANDKAARAFCDLHAQFAASG, encoded by the coding sequence ATGGGGTTTGGATTTCGCGTCAAGCAACTCGACTATGACCTGACGCCGGTGGCCGGTCTGGCCCTTGTCGGTCATCACCTCAAGCGCCTCGATCCTCTGTTCAAACGCCTGGATGCCCAGTGGCCTTGCCGCGGCGGACTGCCGCCCAGCACACTGATGCGCAGCTATGTTGGCTTGCTCGCGCAGAGCAAGAGCGACTTCGATGCCATCGAAGGCTTTCGAGGCGATCGTTTCTTCCAGGAGGCGCTGGGTCTGGTGGGTGTGCCGTCCTCGCCCACCCTGCGCCAGCGCCTGGATGCGCAGGCCGCCCTGTGGTTTGACTTCACCTCCCAGGCGATTGAAGCGCTGCTGCGCAAGAGCCAACCGGACTATGGTCTTTTGCCTTGCGGTCATGTGCCGCTGGACATCGACACCTTCGCGATGGACAACTCGGGCACAGCCAAGGATGGGGTGAGCCGCACCTACGCGGGGGTCGATGGCTACTGCCCGCTGGCGGCCTACCTGGGCACGCATGGGTTTTGCCTGGAGTTCGCCCTACGTCCGGGCGCGCAGCACTCGGCTTCGGAGACGACCTACAACCTCGAGACGGCCGTGCCCATGGCGCAGCGCCTGTCGACCGCAGGCCCCAAGGCGCCGATTCTCGTGCGCATGGATGCGGGGTTTTGCTCGGCCGCCTTGATGGCCGACATGCAGCGCTGCAACAGGCCAGGACTGCCCCGGGTCGATGTTCTGATCAAGTGGAATCCCCGCAAGACCGATCCTCTGGAGGTCTTGCGACGGCAGGAACTGGAAGGGGGTTTGTTGTGGCAGCATCCGCGCGCAGGCAAGCGCGTGGCGGTTTGGGAGGTGGCCGTGCAGGTCGAAGGCATCGCCCATCGCCTGCGCCGCATTGTGCGCATCACGGAGCGCACCGTCGATGCCCGTGGCCAGCAGTTTTTGGTCCCCGAGATCATCTTGGAGGGCTGGACGACAAGCTTGCCCAAGGCCATCAGCGCCGAGGCGATCATCGACCTGTACGCCGGGCACGCTACGCACGAGCAGTTCCATGCGGAATTCAAAACCGACATGGATCTGGAGCGACTGCCCTCGGGGAAGTTCGACACGAACGATCTTGTCTGCCAGCTTGCGGCCCTGACGATGAACGTGCTGCGCCTCATGGGGCAGCAAGGGCTGCTGGGGCCGCATGCACCGGTGCGCCATGCGGCCAGGCGACGGCGTCTGAAGACTGTGATCCAGGAACTTGTCATCCGCGCAGCACGCGTGATCAACCATGGCGGGCGGCTGTGGTTGGGACTGGGCGCCAACGACAAGGCAGCCCGTGCCTTTTGCGATCTGCATGCGCAGTTCGCCGCCAGCGGCTGA
- a CDS encoding magnesium transporter, whose protein sequence is MEHQKLEESRRNAELQKRLNRGGQNFLVLLFLLMIAGMFLLAIFNEFAAVGVWAGLRMVFGVAIFLVSIWGVFIVSGFIMGILHHIFHRLGHDPEEEARAQPAGTQHQRGAQIEDLRE, encoded by the coding sequence ATGGAGCATCAAAAGCTTGAAGAATCACGCCGAAATGCGGAACTGCAAAAGCGCCTAAATCGAGGTGGTCAGAATTTTCTGGTTTTGCTGTTTTTGCTCATGATTGCAGGAATGTTCCTTCTCGCCATTTTCAATGAATTCGCTGCGGTCGGGGTATGGGCTGGTTTGCGGATGGTCTTTGGGGTCGCGATATTTTTGGTATCGATTTGGGGTGTATTTATCGTGTCCGGCTTCATCATGGGCATCCTGCACCATATTTTCCACCGGCTTGGCCACGACCCTGAAGAGGAAGCCCGCGCCCAACCAGCCGGAACTCAGCATCAACGTGGCGCGCAGATTGAAGACCTGCGCGAGTAA
- a CDS encoding type IV secretion system DNA-binding domain-containing protein: MFFNKKFKQTPVAQAVEAKEETDIMIGKALIPAIAEPTHFLVCGSIGSGKSLIINRSIKAVRARNQPAVIIDPGGEVMSSLARPGDVILNPLDKRAKQWDIFGEIDGPWDHDRMAKVLCPSGAAASSSEEWRGYAQGLLSAIIARLHGQNESIKELVRLATTADAAELGNFVAGKPAAALCAKGADKMLASVRGILGSVLAPWQYMPSDREKFTFQKWLESPQGIIWLPARADHRSLLAPMFSAMVGSFVTSLLSLPPKLDRRVWVFLDEMPSLGRIEGIQSALAEGRKFGLCGVIGLQSISQIRSIYGREETQSLMSVIRNWVILNQSDPDSSKYFSDALGQQEIIRPQHSQNDSGVSTSYQYTTQPVILPSQLTGLPTRQAFLRISGEPTIKHISVPIIQMPKICEPFMRGDISSAG, from the coding sequence ATGTTCTTCAACAAAAAGTTCAAGCAAACGCCCGTTGCTCAGGCGGTTGAAGCGAAAGAAGAAACCGACATTATGATCGGCAAGGCGCTTATTCCAGCCATCGCGGAGCCGACGCATTTTCTGGTTTGCGGCTCAATTGGCAGCGGGAAAAGCTTGATTATCAACAGGAGCATCAAGGCGGTTCGTGCGCGGAATCAACCCGCCGTGATTATCGACCCGGGCGGTGAGGTGATGTCCTCTCTGGCCCGGCCAGGAGATGTCATTCTTAATCCACTGGACAAGCGAGCGAAGCAGTGGGACATTTTCGGCGAAATCGACGGGCCGTGGGATCATGACCGCATGGCCAAGGTTTTGTGTCCAAGCGGTGCTGCGGCGTCGTCCTCAGAGGAATGGCGTGGTTATGCGCAGGGACTTTTGAGCGCGATCATTGCACGTCTTCACGGGCAAAATGAGAGCATCAAAGAGCTTGTGCGCCTCGCAACAACCGCCGATGCTGCGGAGTTGGGCAATTTTGTCGCTGGCAAACCGGCCGCGGCACTATGCGCAAAAGGCGCGGATAAAATGCTCGCGTCTGTGCGCGGCATCCTGGGGTCAGTTTTAGCCCCCTGGCAATATATGCCGTCGGACCGGGAGAAATTCACGTTCCAGAAATGGCTGGAAAGCCCACAGGGCATTATCTGGCTGCCAGCCCGCGCCGATCACCGGAGCCTTTTGGCCCCGATGTTTTCAGCGATGGTCGGCAGTTTCGTAACGTCGCTATTATCTCTGCCCCCGAAATTGGACCGCCGTGTCTGGGTTTTTCTCGATGAAATGCCGAGCCTGGGCCGGATCGAGGGTATTCAATCCGCGTTGGCCGAAGGCCGCAAGTTCGGACTATGCGGCGTCATCGGCTTGCAAAGCATTTCTCAAATCCGGAGCATTTATGGCCGGGAAGAAACTCAATCACTGATGTCTGTGATCCGCAATTGGGTCATCCTGAATCAGTCCGACCCGGACAGTTCAAAATACTTTTCTGACGCACTGGGTCAGCAAGAGATTATCAGGCCGCAGCATTCTCAAAATGACAGTGGCGTGAGCACATCGTATCAATACACCACTCAGCCGGTCATTCTCCCAAGTCAGTTAACTGGCCTGCCCACGCGTCAAGCATTTTTGCGCATTTCAGGAGAACCCACGATCAAACACATTTCCGTGCCGATCATCCAAATGCCAAAAATCTGTGAACCGTTCATGCGCGGCGATATTTCCAGCGCTGGGTAA
- the mobF gene encoding MobF family relaxase codes for MANKSVPENIEMLSIAVKTAAGAVSYYIHMQGEASNKEASTEDYYAAEGVGYWAGAACEQLGVSCQVTPEQFSALCNGFDANGQPLVQNAGDSDRRAGWDCTFSAPKSVSLVWANADKDTREAIEKAHAQSVEKGLEFIQDKASYSRRGKEGHAEEEADIAVAVFQHGTSRERDPQLHSHAFVVNAAVREDGTVGTLQGRHFFDWKMAAGALYRAELASEMQKLGYAVERDGSSFRLTDVSTDAEREFSKRRVQIEEALKEAGMTGAAASSVAALSTRQAKGDIDIEALRQQWQDAGKEFCLDNVPMHDRITPLDKPALADILREAHTNKSVSREQDIYTAAFQAAQGVGDAEQAHNLARESFDEAVNIGAGKDGKTRYSTQEIIAAERSIIDNAAKLAVAEPHQAIPLRPATEGGFQLSPEQQAARENLAGAGGIKVLVGDAGTGKSTLLAEVRQDYERAGYQVIGCAPSGKAAAGLSESAGIKAKTLDRLLLDIQRGETALHAKSLIVIDEAGMVDSRKMAAMMTAAESADAKIIAVGDWKQLQPVGSGATFAALAEAHGDPARLQEIFRQRDEWHKGAVSNMSKGDAAAAMSGYMDRGLVSIENTHKAAVAAVAEKLIEARKDVGADQVIGLASTNAAVNDINKAVRERLIEAGEITDVRRIETASKQLDVGIGDRLLVTKNDSETGLRNGDILTVKGIDETGHAWVHVDRGSQEFTADLSSLELNHGFAITTHKAQGATVDKAIILGSEHTSREAAYVQASRARDETQWVFSAAKVEKLAQSIENDTPPTGKMRDFAENLEQKRLEAGLQPSLTEDHRASFTACREWLNANAYFLQGDTPGGPMDPRLADLKQTIESMSRSQQKESTLDYLDASKTADKSADHEPERDMSKDGTDMGE; via the coding sequence TTGGCCAACAAATCCGTACCGGAGAATATTGAAATGCTCTCAATCGCCGTCAAAACCGCCGCAGGAGCGGTGTCGTACTATATTCACATGCAGGGCGAGGCTTCGAATAAAGAGGCCAGCACGGAGGATTATTATGCCGCTGAGGGCGTCGGTTACTGGGCTGGCGCCGCGTGCGAACAACTCGGGGTTTCATGCCAGGTCACGCCCGAGCAATTCAGCGCGCTCTGTAATGGCTTCGATGCAAACGGCCAACCTCTTGTCCAAAATGCCGGTGATTCAGACCGTCGTGCTGGCTGGGATTGCACATTTTCAGCGCCTAAATCCGTTTCTCTGGTTTGGGCCAATGCCGATAAGGATACGCGCGAGGCGATTGAAAAGGCCCACGCACAGTCCGTTGAAAAAGGACTTGAATTTATCCAGGACAAAGCCTCGTATTCCCGCCGTGGCAAAGAAGGCCATGCAGAGGAAGAGGCTGATATTGCCGTCGCGGTATTCCAGCATGGAACCTCGCGCGAGCGTGATCCGCAATTGCATTCCCATGCGTTTGTCGTTAATGCCGCAGTGCGCGAAGATGGTACGGTCGGAACGCTGCAAGGTCGGCATTTTTTCGATTGGAAAATGGCCGCTGGCGCTTTATACCGGGCTGAGCTTGCCAGTGAAATGCAGAAACTTGGTTATGCCGTGGAACGCGATGGTTCCAGTTTCCGCTTGACCGATGTTTCAACCGATGCCGAGCGCGAGTTCAGCAAGCGCCGCGTACAAATCGAGGAGGCATTAAAAGAGGCTGGAATGACTGGCGCAGCGGCAAGCTCAGTCGCCGCATTATCCACCCGCCAGGCCAAGGGCGATATCGATATTGAAGCACTACGCCAGCAATGGCAGGATGCAGGCAAGGAGTTCTGTTTGGATAACGTGCCAATGCACGACAGAATCACGCCGCTCGATAAACCAGCCTTGGCCGATATTCTCCGCGAAGCGCACACGAATAAATCGGTTTCGCGAGAGCAGGATATTTACACCGCAGCATTTCAGGCCGCGCAAGGCGTGGGTGATGCAGAACAGGCCCACAACCTAGCCCGCGAATCATTCGACGAAGCTGTGAATATTGGTGCAGGCAAAGACGGCAAGACGCGTTATTCCACACAAGAGATTATCGCCGCCGAGCGTTCGATTATCGATAACGCCGCGAAGCTCGCCGTCGCTGAGCCCCACCAAGCCATTCCATTGCGTCCTGCAACTGAGGGCGGCTTCCAGTTATCCCCTGAGCAGCAAGCCGCGCGTGAAAATCTCGCGGGTGCTGGTGGCATTAAGGTTTTGGTCGGTGATGCTGGCACGGGCAAATCGACCTTGCTTGCAGAAGTCCGCCAGGATTATGAGCGGGCCGGGTATCAGGTCATCGGCTGTGCGCCCAGTGGCAAGGCCGCTGCTGGATTATCGGAATCGGCAGGCATTAAAGCTAAAACGCTGGACCGCCTGTTACTGGATATTCAGCGCGGCGAAACCGCCCTGCACGCAAAATCGCTGATCGTGATCGACGAAGCGGGAATGGTCGATTCCCGCAAAATGGCCGCGATGATGACCGCAGCGGAATCGGCAGATGCCAAGATTATCGCGGTTGGAGATTGGAAGCAGTTGCAGCCAGTGGGTAGCGGCGCGACATTCGCAGCCCTGGCAGAGGCCCATGGTGATCCAGCCAGGTTGCAAGAGATTTTTCGCCAGCGCGACGAATGGCACAAAGGCGCTGTGTCCAATATGTCCAAGGGTGATGCAGCGGCAGCTATGTCTGGATATATGGACCGTGGTTTGGTTTCCATTGAAAACACGCACAAGGCCGCGGTGGCGGCTGTGGCAGAAAAGCTGATCGAAGCACGCAAGGATGTCGGGGCGGATCAAGTCATCGGCCTGGCCAGCACAAATGCTGCTGTGAACGACATCAACAAAGCAGTCCGGGAGCGGCTGATTGAGGCAGGAGAGATTACCGACGTGCGGAGAATTGAAACCGCATCCAAACAACTGGATGTCGGAATCGGTGACCGCCTTTTGGTCACAAAAAACGACAGCGAAACCGGGCTGAGAAACGGCGATATTCTCACAGTGAAGGGTATCGATGAAACCGGCCATGCATGGGTTCATGTGGACCGTGGCAGCCAGGAATTCACTGCGGATTTATCTAGCCTTGAGCTAAACCATGGTTTCGCCATTACCACGCACAAAGCGCAAGGCGCGACCGTTGACAAGGCGATTATTTTGGGCAGTGAACACACCTCGAGAGAGGCGGCCTACGTGCAGGCAAGCCGCGCTAGGGATGAAACCCAGTGGGTTTTCAGCGCCGCGAAGGTTGAGAAACTGGCGCAGAGCATTGAAAACGACACCCCGCCAACCGGGAAGATGCGTGATTTTGCCGAGAATTTGGAGCAAAAGCGGCTAGAAGCTGGGCTTCAGCCCAGTTTGACTGAAGACCACCGCGCGAGCTTCACAGCGTGCCGCGAGTGGCTGAACGCCAATGCGTATTTTTTGCAGGGTGATACCCCAGGCGGCCCGATGGACCCGCGTCTGGCCGACCTCAAGCAGACCATCGAGTCCATGAGCCGCAGCCAGCAAAAAGAAAGCACGCTGGATTATCTAGATGCATCCAAAACTGCGGACAAGAGCGCCGACCACGAACCCGAGCGCGACATGAGCAAGGATGGCACCGACATGGGCGAGTAA